The following coding sequences are from one Coprobacter tertius window:
- a CDS encoding ABC transporter ATP-binding protein, which translates to MIKTIDLQKTFRTEEIETLALHNVNIEVNDGEFIAVMGPSGCGKSTLLNILGLLDNPTRGSYYLNGIDVSKFSEVQRTKLRKGMIGFVFQNFNLIEELNVYENIELPLLYMGISAIERKQKIEQAMDRMAISHRKKHFPQQLSGGQQQRVAIARAVVTRPKLILADEPTGNLDSKNGTEVMALLSELNKEGTTIIMVTHSQHDAEYASRIVNLFDGEIVTEIEM; encoded by the coding sequence ATGATAAAAACGATCGACCTGCAAAAAACTTTTCGAACAGAAGAAATAGAGACCTTGGCATTACATAATGTAAATATAGAAGTGAATGACGGGGAATTTATTGCAGTGATGGGACCTTCGGGATGCGGAAAATCTACCTTACTTAATATCCTCGGTCTGCTCGACAACCCGACCAGAGGCAGTTATTATCTCAACGGCATCGACGTGTCAAAATTTTCAGAAGTTCAAAGAACAAAACTACGAAAAGGCATGATAGGCTTCGTATTCCAAAACTTCAACCTTATCGAAGAACTCAATGTCTACGAAAATATAGAACTACCGCTGCTATATATGGGAATATCTGCTATCGAACGAAAACAAAAAATCGAGCAAGCGATGGACAGAATGGCAATCTCTCACAGAAAAAAACATTTTCCTCAACAATTATCAGGAGGTCAACAGCAACGGGTAGCCATTGCCCGAGCCGTAGTTACACGTCCAAAACTTATACTCGCCGATGAGCCCACAGGAAATCTCGATTCAAAAAATGGGACAGAAGTAATGGCGTTACTCAGCGAACTCAATAAAGAAGGAACCACAATTATTATGGTTACTCACTCTCAGCATGACGCAGAATACGCATCCCGCA
- a CDS encoding N-acetylmuramoyl-L-alanine amidase-like domain-containing protein translates to MQFKSFLISLFLFYAYCIQNTIAQEYTNADKEKIVSILKKYSDKNETPSMLSLGKEFIGTHYAGGTLDHNNIEKLTINVRDLDCTTFVETVAALYLTTLEKSASFRDFSQNLQTLRYRNGEINEYPSRLHYFSDWIADNEKKNLLKEITPEHSSDTLLLNLYFMSKNADKYPQLAQNNRFINQIKNQEKALRGKRVYYLPKTKMKPENLSWIKNGDIIAITTSKPGLDITHVGIACYVKGELHLLHASWGQKKVIIEPVSLKNQLKRNTTQTGIRVIRVAKKKLQN, encoded by the coding sequence ATGCAATTTAAATCATTTCTGATATCACTATTCCTTTTTTACGCATATTGCATTCAAAATACGATCGCACAAGAATATACAAATGCTGATAAAGAGAAAATAGTTTCGATTCTAAAAAAATATTCAGATAAAAATGAAACACCCTCGATGCTTTCTTTAGGGAAAGAATTTATAGGTACCCATTATGCCGGAGGTACTCTCGATCATAACAATATAGAGAAGTTAACAATTAATGTTCGAGACCTCGATTGCACGACATTCGTAGAAACTGTTGCCGCATTATACCTCACCACACTGGAGAAAAGCGCATCATTTAGAGATTTCTCACAAAATCTACAAACTTTACGTTACCGGAACGGTGAAATAAATGAATATCCATCGAGATTACATTATTTCAGCGATTGGATTGCGGACAATGAAAAAAAGAACCTGCTGAAAGAAATTACCCCCGAACACAGTTCGGATACATTACTCCTAAATTTGTATTTTATGAGTAAAAATGCCGATAAATACCCTCAATTAGCTCAAAATAATCGATTTATCAATCAAATAAAGAATCAAGAAAAAGCGCTGAGAGGAAAACGGGTTTATTACCTTCCGAAAACTAAAATGAAACCTGAAAATTTATCTTGGATAAAAAACGGCGATATTATCGCTATTACTACTTCAAAACCCGGACTTGACATCACACACGTAGGTATTGCCTGTTATGTAAAAGGAGAATTACATTTATTACACGCTTCATGGGGACAGAAAAAAGTTATCATAGAACCGGTCTCTCTAAAAAATCAATTAAAAAGAAATACGACACAAACAGGAATAAGAGTTATTAGGGTAGCTAAGAAAAAACTACAAAATTAA